In one window of Candidatus Kryptonium sp. DNA:
- a CDS encoding M20 family metallopeptidase, giving the protein MNSLIRDKIFQISEQIFPKIVSIRRKIHQYPELAFEEYKTSKLVERTLKSIGLKVKTGIAKTGVVGILKGARNGKVVALRADMDALPILEQTNLPFASKIPGKMHACGHDAHTAILLGSAMILKQFQNELNGTVKFIFQPSEEKNPGGAKLMINEGVLDNPKVNYIFGLHVRPDAEAGSIFLKEGALMASSDEIYIKIKGKGGHGARPHFTIDPIVIASEIVIALQKITSRFFDPIEPRVLTIGSIHAGTATNIIPDEATISGTLRTMNEEWRKKAWKMIKQIVHGITSTYGASYELKINQGYPVLVNDPEMTEFVKQKAIELFGKDKVFEARPVMGAEDFAYYLQKVSGCFIWLGAGDKNSKYDIHSSKFTIDEEAMKYGSSLLAYLVISILSK; this is encoded by the coding sequence GTGAATAGTTTAATTCGTGATAAAATTTTTCAAATCTCGGAACAAATTTTTCCAAAAATCGTTTCAATACGAAGAAAAATTCACCAATATCCCGAACTTGCCTTTGAGGAATATAAAACATCCAAACTTGTTGAACGAACTCTTAAGTCAATCGGACTGAAAGTTAAAACTGGAATCGCCAAAACGGGAGTTGTCGGAATTCTTAAAGGAGCAAGAAATGGTAAAGTAGTTGCACTTCGCGCTGATATGGACGCACTTCCTATACTTGAGCAAACAAACCTACCATTTGCTTCAAAAATACCTGGGAAAATGCACGCCTGTGGACATGATGCGCATACTGCGATACTCCTCGGTTCGGCAATGATATTAAAACAATTTCAAAATGAATTAAATGGAACTGTTAAATTCATCTTTCAACCAAGCGAAGAGAAGAACCCAGGCGGTGCGAAATTAATGATAAACGAAGGAGTCCTTGATAATCCCAAAGTTAATTATATATTTGGGCTTCATGTTCGTCCTGATGCTGAAGCAGGCTCAATTTTTCTAAAAGAAGGTGCGCTTATGGCTTCCTCTGATGAAATCTATATTAAGATTAAAGGTAAAGGTGGGCATGGCGCCCGACCTCACTTTACAATTGACCCAATCGTAATTGCTTCTGAAATTGTCATTGCTTTGCAAAAGATAACAAGTAGATTTTTCGACCCAATTGAACCAAGAGTTCTGACAATTGGCTCAATACATGCTGGAACTGCCACAAACATAATCCCAGACGAAGCTACAATTTCCGGAACTTTGCGAACGATGAACGAAGAATGGCGAAAGAAAGCTTGGAAAATGATAAAACAAATCGTGCACGGTATAACATCTACTTATGGAGCAAGTTATGAACTAAAAATAAACCAAGGTTATCCTGTCCTTGTAAATGACCCCGAAATGACAGAATTTGTGAAACAAAAAGCAATTGAACTCTTTGGGAAAGACAAAGTTTTTGAAGCAAGACCTGTTATGGGAGCAGAAGATTTTGCATACTATCTTCAGAAAGTTTCTGGATGCTTCATCTGGCTTGGTGCTGGAGACAAAAACTCAAAATATGACATTCACAGTTCAAAATTCACGATAGACGAAGAAGCAATGAAATACGGCTCTTCCCTTCTTGCCTATCTTGTGATATCCATCTTATCAAAATAA
- the rlmB gene encoding 23S rRNA (guanosine(2251)-2'-O)-methyltransferase RlmB — protein sequence MDMERENIQTPEGQMSEEETKPKIIAGRQPVIEALKSQSVMIEKIYLLHGIRGSQIDKIRNLARKKGVPFVEINKQRFRELASDVATQGVIAIISEAKYITVDEILNVAKERNEPPFILILDEIVDPQNFGALARTAECAGVHGIITTKHHTAIINSTVARASAGAVAHVGIAKVTNLAQTLDELKEKGIWIIGADANASKFYYEIDYTMPVAIVIGNEGRGLRFLTKQKCDFLVKIPMYGKVESLNASVAGALIMYEVVRARDLKKRKIMNPYLNLNEPIFMYNAPKEKEIISSESKLEPEVEKSDSKTKTKKKTKKTEKSE from the coding sequence ATGGATATGGAAAGAGAAAACATTCAAACGCCCGAAGGACAGATGTCTGAAGAAGAGACAAAGCCCAAAATAATAGCAGGAAGGCAACCCGTTATTGAAGCTCTAAAATCACAAAGCGTAATGATTGAAAAAATATATCTTCTTCACGGGATAAGAGGAAGTCAAATTGATAAAATCAGAAATCTCGCACGTAAAAAGGGCGTCCCATTTGTAGAGATAAACAAACAACGCTTCCGTGAACTTGCAAGCGATGTTGCAACTCAAGGAGTTATAGCGATCATAAGCGAAGCGAAATATATAACTGTTGATGAAATTTTAAATGTCGCAAAAGAACGAAATGAACCACCTTTTATTTTAATACTTGATGAAATTGTTGATCCACAAAACTTCGGAGCTCTTGCGAGAACTGCCGAATGTGCCGGCGTTCATGGAATCATAACTACAAAACATCATACCGCAATTATAAACTCAACCGTAGCTCGCGCATCAGCTGGCGCAGTTGCACATGTTGGCATCGCAAAAGTTACAAACCTTGCTCAAACCCTTGACGAATTAAAAGAAAAAGGAATATGGATCATCGGAGCTGACGCAAACGCATCAAAATTTTACTACGAGATTGACTACACCATGCCAGTTGCAATTGTAATAGGAAACGAAGGAAGAGGTCTTAGATTCCTCACGAAACAAAAATGTGATTTCCTCGTGAAAATCCCAATGTATGGTAAAGTTGAATCGCTTAACGCTTCCGTTGCTGGAGCATTAATAATGTACGAAGTTGTTAGAGCAAGAGATTTGAAAAAGAGAAAAATCATGAACCCATACTTAAATTTGAACGAGCCGATATTTATGTATAATGCACCGAAAGAAAAAGAGATCATATCTTCTGAATCTAAGTTAGAACCCGAAGTAGAAAAATCTGATTCAAAAACAAAAACGAAGAAGAAAACCAAGAAGACCGAAAAAAGTGAATAG
- a CDS encoding sigma-54 dependent transcriptional regulator has translation MNERNVKARVLVVDDEEYLCELLKDELLSTNLFEVDVANDGAQAINIIQNRIYDIVLLDIKMPRISGIEVLKFIKEYTPDTEVIMITAFGDIKLAVETIKLGAFDFITKPYNFDELLVSIQNALEKRRLKLQNRLMQNELSRLIHTDEVIGQSKIFREVLDIVARVAGTDATVLIQGESGTGKEVIARLIHKNSPRKDKPFVAINCAAIPDTLIESELFGHEKGAFTDAHTSKPGLVEIANGGTLFLDEVGDLSQYVQPKILRFIETGEFRRVGGNNILKVDVRIISATNKDLNEEVKKGNFREDLLYRLNVVTIRLPSLRERKEDIPLFVEHFLNKKTRGRKKMSPEAMQVLLDYDWPGNIRELENVVERAAILAKDDIIRPEDLALKPELKEDYYAKLIKKPVNTLSLAELEKIHIENVLKANNWNKSRTAEILGISLKTLYLKLKRYGITEPF, from the coding sequence ATGAACGAGAGAAATGTTAAAGCAAGAGTGCTTGTTGTGGACGACGAAGAATATCTATGTGAATTACTGAAAGATGAATTGCTTTCAACGAATTTATTTGAGGTTGATGTGGCAAATGATGGAGCGCAGGCGATTAACATAATTCAAAACAGAATTTATGACATCGTCCTTCTTGATATAAAAATGCCAAGGATTTCTGGAATTGAGGTTTTAAAATTTATAAAAGAATACACACCAGACACGGAAGTAATAATGATCACAGCATTTGGAGATATAAAACTTGCAGTTGAAACAATAAAACTTGGAGCGTTTGATTTCATAACCAAACCGTATAATTTTGACGAGCTCCTTGTGTCAATTCAAAATGCACTTGAAAAACGTCGTTTGAAACTTCAAAATCGTTTGATGCAAAATGAGCTCTCAAGGTTAATTCATACCGATGAGGTGATCGGTCAAAGCAAAATTTTTAGAGAAGTTCTTGACATCGTTGCTCGTGTTGCTGGAACCGATGCAACCGTTTTAATTCAAGGTGAAAGCGGAACAGGTAAAGAGGTGATAGCACGTTTAATTCATAAAAACAGTCCGCGAAAAGATAAACCCTTCGTTGCGATAAATTGCGCCGCGATTCCAGATACACTAATTGAATCTGAGCTTTTCGGTCATGAAAAAGGCGCTTTCACCGATGCACATACATCTAAACCAGGACTTGTTGAAATCGCAAACGGTGGAACACTTTTCCTTGATGAGGTTGGAGATTTAAGTCAATATGTTCAACCAAAAATTCTAAGATTTATTGAAACTGGTGAATTTAGAAGAGTTGGAGGCAACAATATACTTAAAGTTGATGTCCGAATAATTTCAGCAACAAATAAGGATTTAAATGAAGAAGTTAAAAAAGGTAACTTTAGAGAGGATTTGCTTTATAGATTAAATGTTGTCACAATCCGTCTTCCCTCGTTGAGAGAACGAAAGGAAGATATTCCATTATTTGTTGAACATTTCCTGAATAAAAAGACCCGTGGTAGAAAGAAAATGAGTCCCGAAGCAATGCAAGTATTGTTAGATTATGATTGGCCAGGAAATATACGCGAACTTGAAAATGTTGTTGAAAGAGCTGCCATATTAGCCAAAGATGATATAATAAGACCCGAAGACCTCGCTCTTAAACCTGAACTTAAAGAAGATTACTACGCAAAACTTATTAAGAAACCTGTAAACACTTTATCACTTGCCGAACTTGAAAAAATTCACATTGAAAATGTTCTAAAAGCTAACAACTGGAATAAGTCAAGAACAGCAGAGATTCTCGGGATCAGTTTAAAAACGCTCTACCTGAAGCTGAAGCGATATGGGATAACTGAACCATTTTAA
- a CDS encoding response regulator, whose translation MSAFLQNSHKNKFSGISVVSENKEIINILLIEDDSSIAGLIKYYLNSYRNYFFSVDWVDTAEKGVEKLSIMPKNYNLILLDYYLPEINGVEALKIIKARNIDIPVIMLSSAKEKEVMSEVLKLGAFDYYMKEDIIGPLLPIIITNAIEKENLKKQIEKDKGEQSQKIEAIQEIVITVSHEVNNPLAAIKLAANILLKKELPSDIKTYIKIIKENTDRIEQTILKLRELKSDQIVPYVGRLRMFDLSNKSDSTKKE comes from the coding sequence ATGTCGGCGTTCTTGCAAAACTCGCATAAAAATAAATTTAGCGGGATAAGTGTTGTGTCTGAAAACAAAGAAATAATCAACATTCTTTTGATTGAAGATGACTCAAGCATTGCGGGTTTAATAAAGTATTATCTCAATTCATATAGAAATTATTTCTTTTCAGTTGATTGGGTTGATACAGCAGAAAAAGGGGTTGAGAAGTTATCAATAATGCCCAAAAACTATAATTTGATCTTATTAGATTACTACTTACCTGAAATAAATGGCGTTGAAGCTCTTAAAATTATAAAAGCACGGAATATAGATATACCTGTGATCATGTTATCAAGTGCGAAGGAAAAGGAAGTGATGAGCGAGGTTTTAAAGCTCGGTGCGTTTGATTACTATATGAAAGAAGATATAATTGGACCTCTTCTGCCGATTATTATAACAAATGCAATTGAAAAGGAAAACCTAAAAAAGCAAATAGAAAAAGACAAAGGCGAACAATCCCAAAAAATTGAAGCGATACAAGAAATAGTTATAACGGTTTCACATGAGGTCAACAATCCACTTGCTGCTATAAAGCTTGCTGCAAACATTTTACTTAAAAAGGAACTTCCATCAGATATAAAAACCTACATCAAAATCATCAAAGAAAACACAGACAGAATAGAACAAACAATTCTTAAACTAAGGGAACTAAAAAGCGATCAAATCGTCCCATATGTGGGCAGGTTGCGAATGTTTGATTTATCCAATAAATCTGACTCCACAAAAAAGGAATAA